A single region of the Phalacrocorax aristotelis chromosome 17, bGulAri2.1, whole genome shotgun sequence genome encodes:
- the LOC142065861 gene encoding LOW QUALITY PROTEIN: torsin-1A-like (The sequence of the model RefSeq protein was modified relative to this genomic sequence to represent the inferred CDS: inserted 2 bases in 1 codon), with protein sequence MKLLKAAVFFILAPTLTPALDPFSTSVFMGGAAIAWQLLSPHSWLKCSLLECCNMKDTLNLSALKMDLEKKVFGQHLAVQTVLNALSRNTYSEQPRKPLVMSFHGWTGTGKLLVSSIIAENLYQLNIPRRRFVHHFSTVLHFPHLSHVNLYKEQLQNWIRGNVSACPRSLFIFSEMDQMPHGLIDSIMPFLGYREEIDGVYYGKAIFLFLNNAGGDKITKIALDYWRRLXREDISVNKLQSVLSEEILRMRNSGFFQSQLIQKNLIDYFVPFLPLECKHVRECVWEELRAQGHPEDEELVTKVASEMIDYPSEEGLYSSKGCKTVASRVTLII encoded by the exons ATGAAGCTTCTGAAAGCTGCTGTATTCTTTATTCTTGCGCCCACCTTGACGCCAGCTTTGGACCCTTTCAGCACTTCAGTCTTCATGGGCGGTGCTGCCATCGCttggcagctcctctcccctcaCTCCTGGCTCAAATGCAGCctcctggagtgctgcaatatGAAGGACACACTGAACTTATCAG cCCTAAAGATGGATTTGGAGAAAAAAGTCTTTGGCCAGCATCTTGCTGTCCAGACAGTTCTGAATGCTCTGAGCAGAAATACATACTCTGAACAGCCCAGGAAGCCTCTGGTGATGTCCTTCCATGGCTGGACTGGAACAGGCAAATTGTTAGTCAGCAGTATCATTGCAGAGAACCTCTATCAGCTTAATATACCAAGAAGGAGGTTTGTGCACCACTTCAGCACAGTGCTGCATTTCCCACACCTTTCACATGTCAATCTCTATAAG gagcagctgcagaatTGGATTCGGGGCAACGTCAGTGCCTGTCCAAGGTCCCTTTTTATCTTCTCTGAAATGGACCAGATGCCACATGGCTTGATAGACTCTATCATGCCATTCCTTGGCTATCGTGAAGAGATTGATGGTGTTTATTATGGCAAGGCGATCTTCCTGTTTCTGAA CAATGCAGGCGGAGATAAGATAACAAAGATTGCTCTTGATTACTGGAGAAGGCT AAGAGAAGATATTTCTGTGAATAAGCTCCAGTCTGTGCTCTCAGAGGAAATTCTCAGGATGAGAAACA GTGGTTTCTTTCAGAGTCAACTGATCCAGAAGAACCTGATTGATTATTTtgtccctttccttcctcttgaaTGCAAACATGTGAGAGAGTGTGTCTGGGAGGAGCTGCGCGCACAAGGGCATCCTGAGGATGAAGAACTCGTCACTAAGGTTGCCTCAGAAATGATTGACTACCCCAGCGAAGAAGGACTGTACTCCAGCAAAGGCTGCAAGACTGTAGCCTCCAGAGTAACTCTGATCATCTAG
- the TOR1B gene encoding torsin-1B, producing the protein MLRSVGLLWLLLPGLAALEPLSVGLAIGVASALTGYLSHPSFYCNYVECCPSAAKRLDAEALKVQLNAKLFGQHLAKDVVLKAVTGFSNNPSPKKPLTLSLHGWAGTGKNFLSQILAEHVHPAGLRSKFVHLFLATLHFPHHDQLRVYKEQLQNWIRGNVSACPRSVFIFDEMDKMHPGLIDAIKPFLDYYEQVDGVSYTQAIFIFLSNAGGDLINKAALDFWTSGKHREEIQLKDLEPMLSVGVFNNKNSGLWHSSLIERNLIDYFIPFLPLEHRHVKMCIRAEMTARGYAVDEQVVQAVANEMTFFPKEQKIYSDKGCKTVQAKLDIHEDVMRYTKAKG; encoded by the exons ATGCTGCGGTCGGTCgggctgctctggctgctgctgccggggctggcggcgctGGAGCCGCTCAGCGTGGGCCTGGCCATCGGTGTCGCCTCGGCCCTCACCGGCTACTTGTCCCACCCCAGCTTCTACTGCAACTACGTGGAGTGCTGCCCCAGCGCCGCGAAACGCCTCGACGCTGAGG CACTGAAGGTGCAGCTGAACGCCAAGCTCTTCGGGCAGCACCTGGCCAAGGATGTCGTGCTGAAGGCAGTGACGGGCTTCAGCAACAACCCGAGTCCCAAGAAGCCACTGACACTTTCGCTCCATGGCTGGGCCGGCACCGGCAAGAACTTCCTCAGCCAGATCCTGGCGGAGCACGTCCACCCCGCCGGCCTGCGCAGCAAGTTCGTCCATCTCTTCCTGGCCACCCTGCACTTCCCCCACCATGACCAGCTCAGGGTCTACAAG GAACAGCTGCAGAACTGGATTCGGGGCAATGTCAGTGCCTGTCCCCGCTCTGTCTTCATTTTTGATGAGATGGACAAAATGCACCCAGGTCTCATCGATGCCATCAAGCCATTCTTAGACTATTACGAGCAGGTTGATGGGGTGTCCTACACACAAGCCATCTTCATCTTCCTCAG TAATGCAGGTGGTGACTTAATTAATAAAGCAGCTCTTGACTTCTGGACAAGTGGAAAGCACAGGGAAGAGATTCAGCTGAAAGACCTGGAGCCCATGCTGTCTGTAGGAGTCTTCAACAACAAGAATA GTGGTCTGTGGCACAGCAGCCTCATCGAGAGGAACCTCATTGACTACTTTATCCCCTTCCTGCCCCTGGAGCACAGGCACGTGAAGATGTGCATCAGAGCTGAAATGACAGCCCGTGGCTATGCTGTCGATGAGCAGGTTGTTCAAGCAGTGGCCAATGAGATGACATTCTTcccaaaagagcagaaaatctACTCTGATAAAGGCTGCAAGACTGTACAGGCCAAGCTGGATATTCACGAAGATGTGATGAGATACACAAAGGCCAAGGGCTGA